A genomic stretch from Chitinophagaceae bacterium includes:
- a CDS encoding arginine--tRNA ligase: MAIQQQIQQAAIDSLEKLYGKTFTAKDFQINKTKPEFTGDYTIVLFSLLKPLSKSPDALGNELGKHLTENHSELLTSYNIIKGFLNLTVADSYWTSVLMSNYNNPSFGKGETKHKKVMIEYSSPNTNKPLHLGHLRNNFLGWSTAAIINANGYDTVTTCIVNDRGIHICKSMIAWQLFANGATPQSTHTKGDHFVGDYYVKFNDEYKKQTEELVAAGMKREEAEKEAPIMKATTQMLLDWEAGKPEVMELWKEMNSWVYAGFDETYHRIGSDFDKIYYESNTYLLGKKTVQEGLAKNVFVQKEDGSVWIDLTVDGLDEKIVQRKDGTSVYITQDIGLAQQKYDEYKIDQSIYVIGDEQNYHMKVLQLICKKLGLPYANGIFHLSYGMVELPTGKMKSREGTVVDADDLLDEMEKVAQQKTEELGKVKDFTVEELKELYKTIGLGALKFYLLRVDPKKKMIFNPEESIDFHGYTGSFIQYTHARIKSILRKEKASDLNKIQSTVLLPLEKELLIELENYPTVIEQAGNEHDPSHLANYIYNIAKTYNSFYTEHSVMKAESEEKKQLRLFICELTANVIASGMKLLGIHVPERM, from the coding sequence ATGGCAATTCAGCAACAGATACAGCAGGCAGCAATAGACAGTTTGGAAAAATTGTATGGGAAAACATTCACAGCAAAGGATTTTCAGATCAATAAAACCAAGCCGGAGTTTACAGGAGATTATACAATCGTTTTATTTTCTCTGCTGAAACCACTTTCGAAAAGTCCGGATGCATTGGGAAATGAACTTGGGAAACATCTTACGGAAAACCATTCTGAACTATTAACATCTTATAATATCATTAAAGGTTTTTTAAATCTTACCGTAGCCGACAGTTACTGGACTTCGGTGTTGATGAGCAACTATAACAATCCTTCTTTTGGAAAAGGCGAAACAAAACACAAAAAGGTGATGATTGAATATTCATCACCCAATACCAACAAACCGCTTCATCTTGGCCATTTACGGAATAATTTTTTAGGCTGGAGTACCGCTGCCATCATCAATGCAAATGGATATGATACGGTGACGACCTGTATTGTTAATGATCGGGGAATCCATATCTGCAAGAGCATGATTGCATGGCAGCTTTTTGCAAATGGAGCAACTCCGCAATCAACCCATACAAAAGGCGATCATTTTGTTGGTGATTATTATGTGAAGTTCAACGATGAATACAAAAAGCAAACGGAAGAACTGGTTGCTGCAGGAATGAAAAGAGAAGAGGCTGAAAAAGAAGCGCCCATCATGAAAGCAACAACACAAATGCTGCTCGATTGGGAAGCCGGCAAGCCGGAAGTAATGGAACTCTGGAAAGAAATGAACAGCTGGGTGTATGCAGGTTTTGATGAAACCTATCACCGCATCGGCAGTGATTTTGATAAAATCTATTATGAAAGCAACACCTATCTGCTCGGAAAGAAAACAGTGCAGGAAGGCTTAGCCAAGAATGTTTTTGTACAAAAAGAAGATGGCAGTGTATGGATTGATTTAACCGTTGATGGTCTGGATGAAAAAATTGTGCAGCGGAAAGATGGAACATCTGTTTACATCACCCAGGATATTGGATTGGCACAACAGAAATATGATGAATATAAAATTGACCAGAGTATTTATGTAATTGGTGATGAGCAAAACTATCATATGAAAGTGCTGCAGCTCATTTGTAAAAAATTGGGCCTTCCTTACGCTAATGGGATTTTTCATTTAAGTTATGGAATGGTAGAACTTCCAACTGGCAAAATGAAAAGCCGTGAAGGAACTGTGGTTGATGCTGATGACCTGCTCGATGAAATGGAAAAAGTAGCTCAGCAAAAAACTGAAGAACTGGGCAAGGTAAAAGATTTCACTGTTGAAGAGTTGAAAGAACTGTATAAAACTATCGGTCTTGGGGCATTGAAGTTTTATTTACTCCGTGTGGATCCCAAAAAGAAAATGATCTTTAACCCGGAAGAATCGATTGATTTTCATGGTTACACCGGATCTTTCATTCAATATACCCATGCAAGAATCAAATCAATTTTACGGAAAGAAAAAGCAAGCGATCTGAATAAAATTCAAAGCACAGTATTATTGCCACTGGAAAAAGAATTGCTGATTGAGCTGGAAAATTATCCCACAGTAATTGAGCAGGCCGGCAATGAACATGATCCTTCACATCTTGCCAACTACATTTACAATATTGCTAAAACATACAATTCTTTTTATACCGAACACTCTGTAATGAAAGCAGAGAGCGAAGAGAAAAAGCAATTACGTTTATTCATTTGTGAATTAACTGCAAATGTTATTGCAAGTGGAATGAAGCTGCTGGGCATTCATGTTCCTGAAAGAATGTAA
- a CDS encoding Rieske 2Fe-2S domain-containing protein: MNRRDFIVNSCAACLSVTALSTVLSSCQATRYISGRITNDGLLVKKNEFEMKKGNKISYRSFIIIRNDTLQFPVCIYRFSDSEYSALWMRCTHQGAELQVSGEYLQCPAHGSEFNNKGNVTNGPADRNLRTFPVTVTESELFIDMRKV, from the coding sequence ATGAACAGAAGAGATTTTATTGTAAACAGTTGTGCGGCCTGTCTCTCGGTTACTGCGTTATCAACCGTGTTGAGTTCCTGTCAGGCAACAAGATATATATCAGGCAGAATTACAAATGATGGATTGCTCGTTAAGAAAAATGAATTTGAAATGAAGAAGGGTAATAAAATAAGTTATCGTTCATTTATTATTATCCGAAACGATACATTACAATTCCCGGTTTGTATTTACCGCTTCAGCGATAGCGAGTACAGTGCATTGTGGATGCGTTGTACTCACCAGGGAGCTGAACTGCAGGTATCAGGAGAATATTTGCAATGCCCGGCACACGGAAGTGAGTTTAATAATAAAGGTAATGTTACCAATGGACCTGCTGACAGAAACCTGCGGACATTCCCTGTAACCGTAACTGAATCTGAATTATTTATTGATATGCGAAAAGTATGA